Proteins co-encoded in one Accipiter gentilis chromosome 5, bAccGen1.1, whole genome shotgun sequence genomic window:
- the MCM8 gene encoding DNA helicase MCM8, with protein sequence MSRDLRGRGCARGRGFQGWRGGSRGGWRGRRQKGEWRRMPKPVRSQLVQSTLDQFTPYKGWKLYFSEAYADKSPFAQKTQAFEKFFMQRIELYDKDEIERKGSILVDYKELIQDRELTKSVPNISTELRDMPQKILQCMGLAIHQVLTKDLERHAAQLQVQEGLPLDGEPIINVPLIHARVYNYDPLTQLKNVRANCYGKYIALRGTVVRVSNIKPLCTKLAFVCGSCGDVQGVPLLDGKYTLPTKCLVPECRGRSFTADRSSPLTTTVDWQSVKVQELMSDDQREAGRIPRTIECELVQDLVDSCVPGDMVTITGIVKVSSTEEGASKNKNDKCMFLLYIEVNSISNSKGQKQKNFDDETFQRSFMEFSLKDLYAVQEIQAEENLFRLIVNSLCPAIYGHEIVKAGLALALFGGCQKFVDDKNRIPVRGDPHVLVVGDPGLGKSQMLQAVCNVAPRGVYVCGNTSTSSGLTVTLSRDGASGDFALEAGALVLGDQGICGIDEFDKMGNQHQALLEAMEQQSISLAKAGIVCSLPARTTIVAAANPVGGHYNKAKTVSENLKMGSALLSRFDLVFILLDTPNEDHDYLLSEHVMAIRAGKQAACSSAVVTRTNTQDRSVLEVVSDRPLLERLKILPGENFDAIPHQLLRKYVGYARQYVHPKLSPEAAQVLQEFYLELRKQNQGVDSTPITTRQLESLIRLTEARSRLELREKSTKEDAEDVIEIMKYSMLGTYSDEFGKLDFERSQHGSGMSNRSQAKRFVSALNSIAERTYNNLFDLQQLRQIAMELQIQVSDFESFIGSLNDQGYLLKKGSRVYQLQTM encoded by the exons ATGAGTAGGGACCTCAGAGGCAGGGGATGCGCCCGGGGAAGAGGCTTTCAGGGGTGGCGAGGAGGATCGCGAGGTGGATGGCGAGGCAGAAGACAGAAGGGAGAGTGGAGAAGGATGCCCAAACCTG taagatcTCAACTAGTTCAATCAACGTTGGACCAGTTTACTCCCTATAAGGGCTGGAAACTTTATTTCTCTGAAg CTTATGCTGACAAATCTCCTTTTGCCCAGAAGACTCAAGCCTTTGAAAAGTTTTTCATGCAACGCATTGAGCTTTATGACAAG gatgaaatagaaagaaaaggaagtatcCTTGTGGATTATAAGGAACTAATACAAGACAGAGAACTGACTAAATCAGTACCAAATATATCTACTGAATTAAGGGATATGCCTCAGAAAATACTGCAATGTATGGGTCTGGCGATTCATCAG GTGCTAACAAAGGACCTTGAAAGGCACGCTGCACAGCTGCAGGTGCAGGAAGGATTACCACTTGATGGAGAACCTATAATAAATGTGCCTCTCATTCACGCGAG GGTGTACAACTATGATCCGCTAACTCAGCTGAAAAATGTTCGGGCCAACTGCTATGGGAAATACATTGCCTTGCGTGGTACTGTTGTACGTGTCAGTAACATTAAGCCGCTGTGCACTAAGCTAGCTTTTGTATGTGGCTCATGTGGAGATGTTCAGGGTGTTCCTCTACTTGACGGAAAGTATACTCTTCCAACTAAG TGCCTTGTTCCGGAGTGCCGTGGCCGATCCTTCACAGCTGACAGAAGCTCTCCTTTAACCACTACAGTGGACTGGCAGTCTGTTAA GGTGCAGGAGCTCATGTCAGATGATCAGCGAGAAGCAGGCCGAATCCCTCGCACAATCGAATGTGAACTGGTGCAAGATCTTGTGGACAGCTGTGTCCCGGGAGATATGGTCACAATTACAGGAATAGTAAAGGTGTCAAGCACTGAGGAAG GAGCTTCCAAAAATAAGAATGACAAGTGTATGTTCTTGTTGTACATTGAGGTAAATTCCATCAGCAACAGTAAAGgacaaaaacaaaagaattttgatGATGAGACTTTTCAAAGGTCGTTCATGGAGTTTTCACTTAAAGACCTCTATGCTGTTCAAGAAATTCAAGCTGAGGAAAATCTGTTCAGGCTCATTGTGAA ctctCTTTGTCCTGCAATCTATGGCCATGAG ATTGTAAAGGCAGGTTTGGCCCTGGCATTATTTGGAGGATGTCAGAAGTTTGTAGATGACAAGAACAGAATCCCAGTGCGAGGAGATCCACATGTTCTGGTCGTTGGAGATCCAGGATTAGGAAAAAGTCAAATGTTGCAA GCAGTGTGTAATGTTGCTCCTCGTGGTGTGTATGTTTGTGGCAATACTTCTACCAGCTCTGGCCTGACTGTTACACTGTCTAGAGATGGTGCTTCTGGAGATTTTGCCTTGGAAGCTGGTGCTTTAGTGCTTGGAGATCAAG GAATTTGTGGAATAGATGAATTTGATAAGATGGGAAACCAGCATCAGGCTTTGTTGGAAGCCATGGAACAGCAAAGCATCAGCCTTGCTAAGGCTGGCATTGTTTGCAGTTTGCCAGCTCGGACGACTATTGTTGCTGCAGCAAACCCAGTTGGAGGACATTATAACAAAGCCAAAACAGTGTCTGAGAACTTAAA AATGGGGAGTGCTTTACTGTCAAGATTTGATCtagttttcattttgctggaCACCCCAAATGAAGACCATGATTACTTGCTGTCTGAGCATGTGATGGCAATCCGAGCGGGAAAGCAGGCAGCATGCAGCAGCGCTGTTGTGACTCGTACCAACACACAGGATCGCTCTGTTCTTGAAGTTGTTTCAGATCGACCGCTGCTTGAAAGACTAAAG ATCTTACCAGGAGAAAACTTTGATGCTATTCCACATCAGCTGCTGAGGAAGTACGTTGGATATGCTCGGCAGTATGTTCATCCAAAATTATCTCCAGAAGCTGCTCAGGTCCTCCAGGAATTCTACCTTGAGCTCCGGAAACAGAACCAAGGAGTAGACAGCACACCAATCACCACGAGGCAACTAGAGTCATTGATTCGACTTACGGAG gcaCGGTCAAGGCTGGAATTAAGGGAGAAATCTACCAAAGAAGATGCTGAGGATGTaatagaaataatgaaatatag caTGCTGGGAACCTACTCTGATGAGTTTGGAAAACTGGACTTTGAACGTTCACAGCATGGATCTGGGATGAGCAATCGGTCACAGGCAAAAAGATTTGTTTCTGCCCTTAACAGTATTGCAGAGAGAACTTACAACAATCTCTTTGACTTGCAACAGCTTCGACAGATTGCAATGGAGCTACAAATACAA GTATCTGATTTTGAAAGCTTTATTGGATCCCTAAATGATCAGGGTTATCTTTTGAAAAAAGGTTCAAGAGTTTATCAGCTTCAGACAATGTGA
- the TRMT6 gene encoding tRNA (adenine(58)-N(1))-methyltransferase non-catalytic subunit TRM6 isoform X1 translates to MAMEDGRSPGPGPRICEGDCAVLKRDDVFKAVPVLRRRKIIFEKQWFYLDNAIGHIYGTTFEVTSGGNLQPKQEVEETTTETKEAGTDNRNIVDDGKSQKLTHDDIKALKDKGIKGQEIVQQLIENSTTFRDKTEFAQDKYIKKKRKKYEAVITIVKPSTRILSTMYYAREPGKINHLRYDTLAQMLTLGNIRAGNKMIVMETCAGLVLGAVMERMGGYGSIIQMYPGGGPVRAATSCFGFPKLFFDNLHEFPLSKVDSLLSGTFATETLPSEPEDNALLEEESNGLTDEKQSSLQEAEEESATETAMEISQTEEQETMDINTEDVDFKENKEKENKENAREKQRKQWERRKKLIETAALLKEKNADGLIVASKFHPTPLLLSLLEFVAPSRPFVVYCQYKEPLLECYTKLRERGGVINLKLSETWLRNYQVLPDRSHPKLTMSGGGGYLLSGTTVVLDKGKSDSSSLEALKMEEPSSKRCKVQDLHC, encoded by the exons ATGGCGATGGAGGATGGCAGGAGTCCGGGCCCGGGCCCGCGCATTTGTGAGGGTGATTGCGCCGTCCTGAAGCGGGACGACGTCTTCAAAGCCGTACCCGTGCTGAGGAGGAG aaaaattatttttgagaagcAGTGGTTCTATCTGGATAATGCCATTGGACATATTTATGGAACTACATTTGAAGTAACCAGTGGTGGAAACCTCCAGCCAAAGCAAGAGGTGGAAGAGACTACCACAG AAACAAAAGAAGCAGGTACAGATAATCGTAACATAGTTGACGATGGAAAGTCTCAAAAACTGACTCATGATGACATAAAGGCTTTGAAGGACAAGGGTATTAAAGGACAG GAAATAGTTCAACAGTTAATAGAGAACAGTACAACATTCAGAGACAAAACAGAATTTGCTCAAGATAAATAcataaagaagaagagaaaaaa ATATGAGGCAGTTATTACAATTGTGAAACCATCCACTCGCATTCTTTCAACAATGTATTATGCAAGGGAACCTGGAAAAATTAA CCACTTGAGATATGACACCCTAGCTCAGATGTTGACTTTAGGAAACATCCGTGCTGGCAACAAGATGATTGTAATGGAAACGTGTGCAGGCCTTGTGCTGGGTGCGGTGATGGAGCGAATGGGAG GCTATGGATCCATTATTCAGATGTATCCAGGAGGAGGACCTGTTAGAGCTGCTACCAGCTGTTTTGgatttccaaaacttttttttgataATCTTCATGAATTTCCTCTCAGCAAAGTGGATAGTCTCCTCTCTGGGACATTTGCTACAGAGACTCTGCCTTCAGAACCTGAAGATAATGCGCtgctggaagaagaaagcaatggATTGACTGATGAGAAGCAGAGTTCCCTACAGGAAGCAGAAGAGGAATCTGCTACTGAAACAGCTATGGAGATCAGCcaaacagaagagcaagaaaCAATGGACATTAACACTGAAGATGTAGActttaaagagaataaagaaaaagaaaataaagaaaat GCTcgggaaaagcaaagaaaacaatgggagagaaggaaaaagctaaTAGAAACTGCTGCTTTGTTGAAAGAGAAGAATGCTGATGG CTTAATTGTAGCCAGCAAGTTTCATCCCACTCCTTTATTACTTTCTTTATTGGAATTTGTTGCTCCTTCAAGGCCTTTTGTTGTCTACTGCCAGTATAAAGAG ccattaTTAGAATGTTACACAAAGCTGAGGGAAAGAGGCGGTGTTATTAACCTAAAGCTGTCTGAAACCTGGCTACGAAACTACCAG gtcttacCAGATCGAAGCCATCCAAAACTGACAATGAGTGGAGGGGGAGGATACCTTCTGTCTGGTACCACTGTTGTCTTGGATAAGGGCAAATCGGATTCTAGTAGTTTAGAAGCACTGAAGATGGAAGAGCCATCATCTAAAAGATGCAAAGTTCAAGACCTTCATTGTTAA
- the TRMT6 gene encoding tRNA (adenine(58)-N(1))-methyltransferase non-catalytic subunit TRM6 isoform X2: protein MYYAREPGKINHLRYDTLAQMLTLGNIRAGNKMIVMETCAGLVLGAVMERMGGYGSIIQMYPGGGPVRAATSCFGFPKLFFDNLHEFPLSKVDSLLSGTFATETLPSEPEDNALLEEESNGLTDEKQSSLQEAEEESATETAMEISQTEEQETMDINTEDVDFKENKEKENKENAREKQRKQWERRKKLIETAALLKEKNADGLIVASKFHPTPLLLSLLEFVAPSRPFVVYCQYKEPLLECYTKLRERGGVINLKLSETWLRNYQVLPDRSHPKLTMSGGGGYLLSGTTVVLDKGKSDSSSLEALKMEEPSSKRCKVQDLHC, encoded by the exons ATGTATTATGCAAGGGAACCTGGAAAAATTAA CCACTTGAGATATGACACCCTAGCTCAGATGTTGACTTTAGGAAACATCCGTGCTGGCAACAAGATGATTGTAATGGAAACGTGTGCAGGCCTTGTGCTGGGTGCGGTGATGGAGCGAATGGGAG GCTATGGATCCATTATTCAGATGTATCCAGGAGGAGGACCTGTTAGAGCTGCTACCAGCTGTTTTGgatttccaaaacttttttttgataATCTTCATGAATTTCCTCTCAGCAAAGTGGATAGTCTCCTCTCTGGGACATTTGCTACAGAGACTCTGCCTTCAGAACCTGAAGATAATGCGCtgctggaagaagaaagcaatggATTGACTGATGAGAAGCAGAGTTCCCTACAGGAAGCAGAAGAGGAATCTGCTACTGAAACAGCTATGGAGATCAGCcaaacagaagagcaagaaaCAATGGACATTAACACTGAAGATGTAGActttaaagagaataaagaaaaagaaaataaagaaaat GCTcgggaaaagcaaagaaaacaatgggagagaaggaaaaagctaaTAGAAACTGCTGCTTTGTTGAAAGAGAAGAATGCTGATGG CTTAATTGTAGCCAGCAAGTTTCATCCCACTCCTTTATTACTTTCTTTATTGGAATTTGTTGCTCCTTCAAGGCCTTTTGTTGTCTACTGCCAGTATAAAGAG ccattaTTAGAATGTTACACAAAGCTGAGGGAAAGAGGCGGTGTTATTAACCTAAAGCTGTCTGAAACCTGGCTACGAAACTACCAG gtcttacCAGATCGAAGCCATCCAAAACTGACAATGAGTGGAGGGGGAGGATACCTTCTGTCTGGTACCACTGTTGTCTTGGATAAGGGCAAATCGGATTCTAGTAGTTTAGAAGCACTGAAGATGGAAGAGCCATCATCTAAAAGATGCAAAGTTCAAGACCTTCATTGTTAA
- the CHGB gene encoding secretogranin-1 isoform X2, which produces MVTRCIVEVLSNALSKPNALPINPECKEILKKSDRNDRERSENKQLEVRHLKDLAEIEKHHTGSVEKEQSQAEGESKKYMKGSDEEKLGHKEGKSKEEEDGLHTPIREERLHTEEKKHYQETGQEEEKSYHSEEESQESKRHDEEVEHAVLNKKSHSGGTSREEFPDGNDQHPMGHWHSEGGMQSPKRIHEGEEGEAEEERSEKYHHESKERDFSHQQEHEELAESEETEEEKQPYKPKRYRGKHRMGDFSEKKRGHGGEKEELAEESNTEEAYLWDKRNHHQKHHEESEQQHKEKSGYRGRHGSEEVEEKKHAGQESEYRERWQQSEESSEEENKRHRHSEESNEKWHEERRHRDGSHEARRQHSEGRMYLGDESEEELDRYLGGGRKEEQHHAGGRYRLWSNEDAGSQKAYTQESKVQARRHYTTKDSVEQQRYPGSSEEEEDVEKKHHSSNQLENKEENMEEGRYAEGQEYASHLPAENEKRTVVSYSPFYPLLWWKSRHFQKRDSPGEQLLEGKEESRPTLNEKSLFPEYNDYDWWEKKQILSALNHGRIDKRSLGKKNRYDMKRQYNKMDQLAQLLNYRKKSAEFPELYNSGEDMKKRHIIGNDIRSLSQRPLTEEEEKELENLATMDLELQKIAEKFNDNRRG; this is translated from the exons GTGATAGAAATGACAGagagagaagtgaaaacaaacaacTTGAAGTGAGGCATTTGAAAGACCTAGCAGAGATTGAAAAACATCATACTGGGAGTGTGGAGAAAGAACAAAGTCAGGCAGAAGGGGAATCTAAAAAGTACATGAAAGGAAGTGATGAGGAGAAGCTTGGTCACAAGGAAGGTAAaagcaaggaagaggaggatggaCTCCACACACCAATTCGAGAAGAGAGACttcatacagaagaaaagaaacactatCAGGAAACTGgacaagaggaggagaagagctaCCACAGTGAAGAAGAAAGCCAAGAGAGCAAGCGTCATGACGAAGAGGTAGAGCATGCTGTTCTCAACAAGAAGTCCCACTCTGGAGGCACAAGCAGAGAGGAGTTCCCTGATGGGAATGATCAGCACCCCATGGGCCACTGGCACTCGGAGGGGGGAATGCAGAGCCCAAAAAGAATCCATGAAGGTgaagagggagaggcagaggaagaaagaagtgaaaaatacCACCATGAGTCTAAGGAACGTGATTTCTCCCATCAGCAAGAGCATGAAGAATTGGCTGAGAGTGAAGAAacggaggaggaaaagcaacccTACAAACCCAAACGTTATCGTGGGAAGCATAGAATGGGTGACTTCTCTGAAAAGAAGAGGGGCCATGGTGGTGAGAAAGAGGAACTAGCTGAGGAGTCAAACACAGAGGAGGCCTATCTCTGGGACAAGAGGAACCATCATCAGAAACATCATGAAGAATCTGAGCAGCAGCACAAGGAGAAGAGTGGTTATCGTGGGAGGCATGGGTCTGAAGAGGTGGAGGAGAAGAAGCATGCAGGCCAGGAAAGTGAGTACAGAGAAAGGTGGCAGCAGAGTGAAGAGAgcagtgaagaagaaaacaagaggcaTCGCCACAGTGAAGAAAGTAATGAGAAATGGCACGAGGAGAGGAGACACCGTGATGGATCACATGAGGCAAGGAGGCAGCATTCTGAGGGAAGGATGTATCTTGGAGATGAAAGTGAGGAAGAGCTGGATAGGTATCTCGGTGGTGGCAGGAAGGAGGAGCAGCATCATGCTGGGGGGAGATACCGCTTGTGGAGCAATGAAGATGCAGGGTCACAGAAAGCGTACACTCAAGAGAGCAAAGTGCAGGCCAGAAGACACTACACCACTAAGGACAGTGTAGAGCAACAGCGCTACCCTGGcagcagtgaggaggaggaggacgtaGAAAAGAAGCATCACAGCAGTAATCagctggaaaacaaagaggagaatatggaggagggaagatACGCAGAGGGGCAAGAGTACGCAAGCCATCTCCCTGCAGAGAATGAGAAGAGGACTGTGGTGTCCTACAGCCCTTTCTACCCACTGCTGTGGTGGAAAAGCCGGCACTTTCAGAAAAGGGACAGCCCAGGAGAGCAGCTTCTGGAGGGCAAAGAGGAAAGCAGGCCCACTCTGAATGAGAAGAGCCTTTTCCCTGAATATAATGACTATGACTGGTGGGAGAAAAAGCAAATCCTAAGTGCTCTGAACCATGGACGCATTGACAAGAGGAGTCTTGGCAAAAAGAACAGATACGATATGAAAAGGCAGTACAACAAGATGGATCAACTTGCACAACTTCTGAATTACAGGAAGAAATCAGCTGAATTCCCAGAATTGTACAATTCTGGAGAAGACATGAAAAAACGCCACATAATTGGGAATGACATAAGAAGTCTGAGCCAGAGGCCTCTGACAGAAGAGGAG gaaaaagaacTGGAAAACCTGGCCACTATGGATTTGGAGCTGCAGAAAATAGCTGAGAAGTTTAATGACAACAGGAGAGGCTGA
- the CHGB gene encoding secretogranin-1 isoform X1, protein MGTLALLGLLGAAALAGVSAVPVEKDHIEEMVTRCIVEVLSNALSKPNALPINPECKEILKKSDRNDRERSENKQLEVRHLKDLAEIEKHHTGSVEKEQSQAEGESKKYMKGSDEEKLGHKEGKSKEEEDGLHTPIREERLHTEEKKHYQETGQEEEKSYHSEEESQESKRHDEEVEHAVLNKKSHSGGTSREEFPDGNDQHPMGHWHSEGGMQSPKRIHEGEEGEAEEERSEKYHHESKERDFSHQQEHEELAESEETEEEKQPYKPKRYRGKHRMGDFSEKKRGHGGEKEELAEESNTEEAYLWDKRNHHQKHHEESEQQHKEKSGYRGRHGSEEVEEKKHAGQESEYRERWQQSEESSEEENKRHRHSEESNEKWHEERRHRDGSHEARRQHSEGRMYLGDESEEELDRYLGGGRKEEQHHAGGRYRLWSNEDAGSQKAYTQESKVQARRHYTTKDSVEQQRYPGSSEEEEDVEKKHHSSNQLENKEENMEEGRYAEGQEYASHLPAENEKRTVVSYSPFYPLLWWKSRHFQKRDSPGEQLLEGKEESRPTLNEKSLFPEYNDYDWWEKKQILSALNHGRIDKRSLGKKNRYDMKRQYNKMDQLAQLLNYRKKSAEFPELYNSGEDMKKRHIIGNDIRSLSQRPLTEEEEKELENLATMDLELQKIAEKFNDNRRG, encoded by the exons GTGATAGAAATGACAGagagagaagtgaaaacaaacaacTTGAAGTGAGGCATTTGAAAGACCTAGCAGAGATTGAAAAACATCATACTGGGAGTGTGGAGAAAGAACAAAGTCAGGCAGAAGGGGAATCTAAAAAGTACATGAAAGGAAGTGATGAGGAGAAGCTTGGTCACAAGGAAGGTAAaagcaaggaagaggaggatggaCTCCACACACCAATTCGAGAAGAGAGACttcatacagaagaaaagaaacactatCAGGAAACTGgacaagaggaggagaagagctaCCACAGTGAAGAAGAAAGCCAAGAGAGCAAGCGTCATGACGAAGAGGTAGAGCATGCTGTTCTCAACAAGAAGTCCCACTCTGGAGGCACAAGCAGAGAGGAGTTCCCTGATGGGAATGATCAGCACCCCATGGGCCACTGGCACTCGGAGGGGGGAATGCAGAGCCCAAAAAGAATCCATGAAGGTgaagagggagaggcagaggaagaaagaagtgaaaaatacCACCATGAGTCTAAGGAACGTGATTTCTCCCATCAGCAAGAGCATGAAGAATTGGCTGAGAGTGAAGAAacggaggaggaaaagcaacccTACAAACCCAAACGTTATCGTGGGAAGCATAGAATGGGTGACTTCTCTGAAAAGAAGAGGGGCCATGGTGGTGAGAAAGAGGAACTAGCTGAGGAGTCAAACACAGAGGAGGCCTATCTCTGGGACAAGAGGAACCATCATCAGAAACATCATGAAGAATCTGAGCAGCAGCACAAGGAGAAGAGTGGTTATCGTGGGAGGCATGGGTCTGAAGAGGTGGAGGAGAAGAAGCATGCAGGCCAGGAAAGTGAGTACAGAGAAAGGTGGCAGCAGAGTGAAGAGAgcagtgaagaagaaaacaagaggcaTCGCCACAGTGAAGAAAGTAATGAGAAATGGCACGAGGAGAGGAGACACCGTGATGGATCACATGAGGCAAGGAGGCAGCATTCTGAGGGAAGGATGTATCTTGGAGATGAAAGTGAGGAAGAGCTGGATAGGTATCTCGGTGGTGGCAGGAAGGAGGAGCAGCATCATGCTGGGGGGAGATACCGCTTGTGGAGCAATGAAGATGCAGGGTCACAGAAAGCGTACACTCAAGAGAGCAAAGTGCAGGCCAGAAGACACTACACCACTAAGGACAGTGTAGAGCAACAGCGCTACCCTGGcagcagtgaggaggaggaggacgtaGAAAAGAAGCATCACAGCAGTAATCagctggaaaacaaagaggagaatatggaggagggaagatACGCAGAGGGGCAAGAGTACGCAAGCCATCTCCCTGCAGAGAATGAGAAGAGGACTGTGGTGTCCTACAGCCCTTTCTACCCACTGCTGTGGTGGAAAAGCCGGCACTTTCAGAAAAGGGACAGCCCAGGAGAGCAGCTTCTGGAGGGCAAAGAGGAAAGCAGGCCCACTCTGAATGAGAAGAGCCTTTTCCCTGAATATAATGACTATGACTGGTGGGAGAAAAAGCAAATCCTAAGTGCTCTGAACCATGGACGCATTGACAAGAGGAGTCTTGGCAAAAAGAACAGATACGATATGAAAAGGCAGTACAACAAGATGGATCAACTTGCACAACTTCTGAATTACAGGAAGAAATCAGCTGAATTCCCAGAATTGTACAATTCTGGAGAAGACATGAAAAAACGCCACATAATTGGGAATGACATAAGAAGTCTGAGCCAGAGGCCTCTGACAGAAGAGGAG gaaaaagaacTGGAAAACCTGGCCACTATGGATTTGGAGCTGCAGAAAATAGCTGAGAAGTTTAATGACAACAGGAGAGGCTGA